From the Leucobacter denitrificans genome, one window contains:
- a CDS encoding M20/M25/M40 family metallo-hydrolase: MEPGFEDSLSETARIARDLIRIDTSNRGGGDAEPERPAADYVAAYLSELGLEPTIIESAPGRASVITRIEGREPELPALVLHGHLDVVPADPANWSVDPFAGVIKDGMLWGRGAVDMKDMDAMMLTSVAEILRSGDRPRRTIILTFFADEEAGGGLGSQFLVENHPELFAGAGTAISEVGGYSIDVSGERAYLIQTGEKALDWIRIRARGTAAHGSRLWPDNAVTRIAEAVVALGRKQWPVGLTNTTRELIAALAEILGEDPQEVSPTELIMSLGSGGGFIQASLQTTTNPTVLQAGYKHNVIPDTAEALIDVRALPGEQELVRSQLQEIVGDDIEIEYLTSGIGFEVPFEGEAIDAMKAVLEKHDPGAKVLPYLLSGGTDNKWLSMLGITGYGFVPLRLPKDLDFPGMFHGVDERVPLDALDFGHRVLVDLLRTY, translated from the coding sequence ATGGAACCAGGATTCGAAGACTCGCTGTCGGAGACGGCGCGTATCGCGCGAGATCTGATTCGTATTGACACCTCGAACCGAGGCGGTGGAGATGCGGAGCCCGAGCGGCCAGCCGCCGACTACGTGGCCGCATACCTCAGTGAACTCGGCCTGGAACCCACAATTATTGAGTCTGCGCCGGGACGCGCGAGCGTGATTACTCGAATTGAGGGACGAGAGCCTGAGCTTCCAGCCCTCGTGCTGCACGGTCATCTCGATGTTGTTCCCGCAGATCCTGCGAACTGGAGTGTCGACCCGTTTGCGGGCGTCATTAAAGACGGGATGCTCTGGGGGCGCGGGGCCGTGGACATGAAAGACATGGACGCGATGATGCTCACCTCGGTCGCGGAGATTCTGCGCAGCGGCGATAGGCCGCGCCGCACGATCATCCTCACATTCTTTGCCGATGAGGAGGCCGGGGGTGGGTTGGGGTCGCAATTCCTGGTCGAGAACCATCCCGAACTGTTTGCCGGCGCGGGCACCGCGATTAGCGAGGTTGGCGGATACTCAATAGATGTTTCCGGTGAGCGTGCGTACCTCATTCAGACCGGAGAAAAAGCGCTTGATTGGATCCGCATTCGCGCGCGCGGCACAGCGGCACACGGCTCGCGACTCTGGCCAGACAATGCGGTGACCCGCATAGCGGAGGCAGTCGTTGCGCTTGGACGAAAGCAGTGGCCGGTGGGCCTCACAAACACCACGCGTGAACTCATTGCGGCGCTCGCCGAGATTCTCGGCGAGGATCCACAAGAGGTGAGCCCCACAGAGCTCATCATGAGCCTTGGCTCAGGCGGCGGCTTCATTCAGGCGAGCCTGCAAACCACGACGAATCCAACCGTTCTGCAGGCCGGCTATAAGCACAACGTGATCCCTGACACTGCTGAAGCGCTGATTGATGTGCGCGCACTGCCGGGGGAGCAGGAACTCGTGCGAAGCCAGCTCCAAGAGATCGTTGGCGACGACATCGAGATCGAGTACCTCACGAGCGGCATTGGTTTTGAGGTGCCGTTCGAAGGCGAAGCCATCGACGCAATGAAGGCTGTGCTCGAGAAACACGATCCCGGTGCAAAAGTCTTACCGTATCTACTTTCGGGCGGAACGGACAATAAGTGGCTCTCGATGCTCGGCATCACCGGGTACGGGTTTGTTCCACTTCGATTGCCAAAGGACCTCGATTTTCCGGGAATGTTCCACGGCGTTGATGAGCGGGTGCCACTCGACGCACTCGACTTCGGGCATCGCGTGCTCGTTGACCTGCTTCGCACCTATTAA
- a CDS encoding acyltransferase family protein, translating to MTMRQAAKQQTRRDIQGLRAIAVALVVVYHLNPATLPGGYVGVDMFFVISGFLITGQLVREAETSGRIDLPRFWARRAKRLLPAALLVLLVTVLAVWTIAPLGLRPAFLTQVAASAGYAQNWVLAAQSVDYSAAETWASPVQHFWSLSVEEQFYIVWPLIAVVALVLLRRSRRSDNGTGDRFPRFLQNLTMLVALVTIASFITSVVLTTVDPQAAYFVTPTRAWEFAIGGLIACALPTSRVMTRLERWLTPSARSAMAWLGLIGIGASVVTFSDATPFPGWIALLPVISTALIIVAAEPETRWSPQPLLARPTMQWLGDISYGAYLWHFPLIVLLPFAFGGSLGVLGTLTVITATLVLAHLSKIAVEDPFRTGFSKAWSNKRTLAVTAVGVAAMLAVPIVSLGSVDRQIVTERDRVASIVANPTECLGATSLNSDSGCDPAPLQLPIPEPALADQAPERCLSDLEGAQVRKCTYGAEPGTAIRTIALVGDSHAEQWLTPLKRIAEQNNWRLIVMAKASCPFTSAERDFVSFGEPKRAELRQDCLDWNAEVLEELEQEPQVDAVVTSAKAANKVVSNSASKWQEAAAEGYERRWNELPETVGTVVAIEDTPELQEDLMRCVTEEGETAATSCAEPAKDALGDDPLSDAAASSERAELISMNDYLVVDDDCPPVIGGVLVYRDSHHLNWAYTEMLTEPLADALEEVLPEHSETVA from the coding sequence ATGACAATGAGACAGGCAGCGAAGCAGCAAACAAGACGAGACATCCAGGGTCTTCGCGCCATCGCCGTCGCGCTTGTCGTTGTTTATCACCTCAATCCGGCCACACTTCCCGGCGGGTATGTCGGCGTCGATATGTTCTTTGTCATCTCCGGCTTTCTCATTACCGGCCAACTGGTGCGAGAAGCAGAAACGAGCGGTCGCATCGATCTCCCAAGATTCTGGGCTCGAAGAGCGAAGCGGCTACTCCCGGCCGCACTTCTCGTACTTCTCGTGACGGTTCTCGCGGTCTGGACAATCGCACCTCTGGGGTTGCGCCCAGCCTTCCTCACACAGGTTGCGGCCTCTGCCGGATACGCACAGAACTGGGTACTTGCAGCGCAGTCAGTCGACTACTCGGCTGCTGAGACGTGGGCATCACCTGTACAGCACTTCTGGTCGCTGTCCGTTGAAGAGCAGTTCTACATCGTATGGCCGCTCATTGCGGTGGTCGCGCTGGTTTTGCTCAGGCGTTCGCGCAGAAGCGATAACGGTACGGGAGATCGGTTTCCCCGCTTCCTCCAGAATCTCACTATGCTCGTTGCGCTCGTTACTATCGCGTCATTCATCACCTCAGTCGTGCTCACTACAGTGGATCCACAAGCCGCCTACTTTGTGACGCCCACTAGGGCTTGGGAGTTTGCGATCGGCGGGCTCATCGCGTGCGCACTGCCCACATCTCGCGTGATGACGCGCCTCGAGCGGTGGCTCACTCCTTCGGCGCGATCCGCCATGGCCTGGCTCGGCCTCATTGGTATCGGGGCATCGGTGGTGACGTTCTCAGACGCGACCCCATTTCCCGGGTGGATCGCACTGCTCCCTGTCATCTCAACCGCTCTGATCATTGTGGCGGCAGAACCGGAGACCCGTTGGTCACCACAGCCCCTACTCGCACGCCCGACCATGCAGTGGCTTGGCGACATTTCTTACGGTGCCTACCTGTGGCACTTCCCACTCATCGTGCTCCTCCCCTTTGCGTTTGGAGGCAGCCTTGGGGTGCTTGGCACACTCACAGTCATTACGGCGACGCTCGTGCTCGCACACCTCTCAAAAATTGCGGTCGAAGACCCATTTCGAACTGGCTTCAGCAAGGCTTGGTCGAACAAGCGCACGCTTGCGGTTACGGCAGTCGGTGTTGCGGCCATGCTCGCAGTTCCAATCGTCTCACTGGGTTCTGTCGACCGTCAGATCGTCACGGAACGAGATCGAGTCGCGAGCATCGTAGCGAATCCTACGGAGTGCCTCGGCGCGACATCACTCAATTCGGACTCAGGATGTGATCCGGCCCCACTTCAGTTGCCTATACCTGAACCCGCGCTCGCTGACCAGGCGCCCGAGCGCTGCCTCAGCGATCTCGAGGGCGCACAGGTACGCAAGTGCACATACGGCGCAGAGCCCGGCACGGCGATTCGCACGATTGCCCTCGTCGGAGACTCCCATGCTGAACAGTGGCTCACACCACTCAAGCGCATTGCCGAACAGAACAATTGGCGCCTCATTGTTATGGCGAAGGCCTCGTGTCCCTTCACCTCGGCAGAACGTGACTTTGTGTCGTTCGGCGAACCAAAGCGCGCAGAACTCAGGCAGGACTGCCTGGATTGGAACGCCGAAGTACTCGAAGAACTTGAGCAGGAGCCTCAGGTTGATGCCGTGGTCACCTCGGCAAAGGCAGCAAACAAGGTCGTCAGCAACTCAGCTTCGAAGTGGCAGGAGGCCGCCGCGGAGGGCTATGAGCGCCGATGGAACGAGCTGCCAGAGACAGTCGGAACCGTGGTCGCGATCGAAGACACGCCAGAGTTGCAAGAGGATCTCATGAGGTGTGTGACAGAGGAGGGCGAAACGGCCGCAACATCGTGCGCAGAGCCTGCCAAGGATGCGCTGGGCGACGATCCACTGAGCGATGCCGCCGCATCGAGCGAGCGCGCCGAGCTCATCAGTATGAATGACTATCTAGTCGTAGACGACGACTGCCCGCCTGTGATTGGTGGAGTGCTCGTGTATAGAGATTCCCACCACTTGAACTGGGCATACACCGAGATGCTAACGGAACCGCTCGCTGATGCCCTTGAGGAAGTGCTCCCTGAGCATTCGGAGACGGTAGCCTAG
- a CDS encoding EamA family transporter, whose protein sequence is MRRAWLQLLLFGALAVAGCQLAFFLAVQFIAPSLALLIEFTGPVMLMLWIWARSRRAPSRLTMLGAAIAVLGVVAVSGVIAGVTLHPLGVLFALVAAAGNAAYYATGATSDHGIPTLPFVGLGLVLATVMLAVAIGAGVLPFTITANPTELAGVELSPWTVVTAMVLISTVLAYLLGVAASRRLGATVSSFTGYSEPLFGIFWTIVLLSIVPTGLQWAGAALIIIGVVVVKVGELRRYTSHSALLPLHK, encoded by the coding sequence GTGCGTCGCGCCTGGTTGCAGTTACTTCTTTTCGGGGCACTTGCGGTCGCCGGCTGCCAACTCGCATTCTTCCTCGCCGTTCAGTTCATAGCACCGAGCCTGGCTCTGCTCATTGAATTCACCGGCCCGGTAATGCTCATGTTGTGGATCTGGGCTCGAAGTCGCAGAGCTCCATCGCGCCTGACCATGCTGGGAGCAGCAATTGCGGTGCTCGGAGTCGTCGCAGTATCAGGGGTCATCGCGGGAGTCACGCTGCATCCGCTCGGAGTGTTGTTCGCACTCGTTGCCGCAGCAGGAAACGCCGCCTACTATGCGACGGGAGCGACGAGCGACCACGGAATCCCAACGCTTCCGTTTGTTGGCCTGGGGCTGGTGCTTGCGACAGTGATGCTTGCTGTCGCGATTGGGGCCGGGGTACTCCCCTTCACCATCACTGCGAATCCAACAGAACTTGCTGGAGTTGAGTTGTCGCCGTGGACTGTTGTGACCGCCATGGTGTTGATCTCAACAGTCCTCGCATATTTGCTTGGCGTCGCAGCATCTCGACGGCTCGGAGCAACTGTCTCGAGCTTCACAGGGTACTCCGAACCTCTCTTCGGAATTTTCTGGACGATCGTGCTGTTGTCTATTGTGCCTACCGGACTGCAATGGGCCGGGGCTGCCCTGATTATTATTGGTGTGGTTGTGGTGAAGGTCGGAGAATTGCGCAGATACACTTCCCACTCAGCACTGCTACCGTTGCACAAATAA
- a CDS encoding M23 family metallopeptidase: protein MKHSLSEEYLTPRPDYTPGTPDAERTPTQWFKKPFISASAVACIGLLAVSTTLPAISIADVGGTPASAAEQHLLSADAVGGAGVLDAIGTTDVGLDLSGLTALSTEAGLLDPAMLEPTEFRLPFDKDWPLTDGFAYRTAPVEQFHDAQDFAAADGTPVKSIGSGVVIEAGYATDGCGFSLKVQHLIANGSTLTSRYCHMQSDSHSYAIGDEIVIGDEVGRVGNTGLSFGSHLHLALKLNGTPIDPLPYLHERIAKQES, encoded by the coding sequence ATGAAGCATTCCCTGTCTGAAGAGTACCTGACCCCGCGTCCGGACTACACTCCCGGTACCCCTGACGCCGAGCGAACGCCCACCCAGTGGTTCAAGAAACCATTCATCTCAGCCAGCGCCGTCGCTTGCATCGGCCTCCTCGCAGTGTCGACCACCCTGCCAGCAATTTCCATTGCAGACGTTGGCGGTACGCCTGCTTCGGCAGCCGAACAGCACCTACTCAGCGCCGACGCTGTCGGTGGTGCTGGTGTGCTCGATGCAATTGGAACCACCGACGTAGGACTTGACTTAAGTGGCCTCACAGCACTCTCAACAGAGGCGGGTCTCCTCGACCCGGCTATGCTCGAGCCCACCGAATTTCGACTTCCTTTTGACAAAGATTGGCCGCTCACCGACGGGTTTGCGTACCGCACCGCGCCAGTGGAACAGTTTCACGACGCACAAGATTTCGCTGCAGCCGATGGCACCCCGGTCAAGTCAATTGGTTCAGGGGTCGTCATAGAGGCCGGATACGCAACCGATGGCTGCGGATTCTCGTTAAAAGTACAGCACCTGATCGCCAATGGAAGCACCCTCACTAGCCGCTACTGTCACATGCAGTCCGACTCACACAGCTATGCAATCGGAGATGAGATTGTCATCGGCGACGAAGTCGGGCGCGTAGGCAATACCGGTCTCTCGTTTGGATCGCATTTGCACCTTGCGCTCAAACTGAACGGCACACCGATTGATCCGCTTCCCTATCTCCACGAGCGCATCGCAAAGCAAGAAAGCTAG